One stretch of Halapricum desulfuricans DNA includes these proteins:
- a CDS encoding ABC transporter permease: MSLPESEEGKTSSSARPERRSGNTFFGDVWANFMRWNLKAIRNPFVLVVSLVQPIIFLVLFTEVFGNVAGGAVAQGLPGVNYETFLVPAIVIQVALAAAITSGIGLVNDIENGMFEKVLVTPMNRTAVFVGKSAAEVFRIAVQIAIILGLGVVLGAEIVTGLAGAVGIVAIGVLFSLWFIAFSNALAILTQDQESTIIAANLLQFPLLFLSSAFLPLATLPGWIQTFARFNPVTYGVDAARSLMIDQDVMTVIDVTWFGGTLDGIVPGVAVLIGLAIVCGAIAVYLLSRASSSDVK; this comes from the coding sequence ATGAGCCTGCCTGAGAGCGAGGAGGGCAAGACGTCGTCCTCGGCGCGGCCGGAGAGACGCTCCGGAAACACGTTTTTCGGCGACGTGTGGGCGAACTTCATGCGGTGGAACCTCAAGGCTATTCGAAACCCGTTCGTCCTGGTCGTCTCGCTCGTCCAGCCGATCATCTTCCTCGTGTTGTTCACGGAGGTGTTCGGCAACGTCGCCGGCGGGGCCGTCGCTCAGGGTCTCCCGGGCGTCAACTACGAGACGTTTCTGGTGCCCGCGATCGTCATCCAGGTCGCGCTGGCCGCGGCCATCACCTCCGGGATCGGGCTGGTCAACGACATCGAGAACGGGATGTTCGAGAAGGTGCTCGTCACGCCGATGAACCGGACGGCCGTCTTCGTCGGGAAATCCGCCGCGGAGGTGTTCCGGATCGCCGTCCAGATCGCGATCATCCTCGGGCTCGGGGTCGTTCTCGGCGCTGAGATCGTCACCGGCCTCGCCGGTGCCGTCGGCATCGTCGCCATCGGCGTTCTCTTTTCGTTGTGGTTCATCGCGTTCTCGAACGCGCTGGCGATCCTCACGCAGGACCAGGAGTCGACGATCATCGCGGCGAACCTGTTGCAGTTCCCGCTGCTGTTCCTCTCGAGTGCGTTCCTCCCGCTTGCGACGCTCCCCGGATGGATACAGACGTTCGCCCGCTTCAATCCGGTCACCTATGGCGTCGACGCGGCACGCTCGCTAATGATCGATCAGGACGTGATGACCGTCATCGACGTTACGTGGTTTGGCGGCACACTCGACGGCATCGTTCCGGGTGTCGCCGTCCTGATCGGCCTCGCCATCGTCTGTGGCGCGATCGCCGTCTACCTGCTGTCCCGCGCCTCGAGTTCGGACGTCAAGTGA
- a CDS encoding winged helix-turn-helix transcriptional regulator: MTDQIDPPDLPDLSAGLSREQATALRESFDPEQQERIRTTVADLLDLLGKRHAMAVLSAFAFAEGSLRFSDLESDLDIAPNTLSTRLGELTEAGLLDREAYDEVPPRVEYTPTAKARSLFPVFAHLHHWAIEHEL, encoded by the coding sequence ATGACTGACCAGATCGATCCGCCGGACCTCCCCGATCTGAGCGCGGGACTATCCCGTGAGCAAGCCACTGCCCTCCGCGAATCGTTCGACCCCGAGCAACAGGAACGCATCCGAACGACGGTCGCGGATCTTCTGGATCTGCTCGGAAAACGGCACGCTATGGCGGTACTGAGCGCGTTCGCCTTCGCTGAGGGCTCGCTCCGGTTTAGCGACCTCGAATCCGACCTCGACATCGCGCCGAACACGCTCTCGACGCGCCTGGGGGAACTGACGGAAGCGGGGTTGCTCGACCGCGAGGCCTACGACGAGGTCCCGCCCCGCGTGGAGTACACGCCGACGGCGAAAGCCCGATCCCTGTTCCCCGTGTTCGCCCACCTCCACCACTGGGCGATCGAGCACGAACTCTGA
- a CDS encoding IMPACT family protein, translating into MSEQYQTVAGRGRARFEVRGSEFIGHVAPATTVAEAEAFVESIREEYADATHNVPAYRVRADPLREYQNDDAEPSGSAGKPALNVLTQREIENVVAVVTRYFGGTELGVGGLARAYSRAVKEGVDDAGVVTERPHERFEVTVEYDDSGTARGILESEGVEFEADYGEVVSFAVRVPEPDAAALRDRIRSATSGRADIDRDA; encoded by the coding sequence GTGTCCGAGCAGTACCAGACGGTCGCCGGTCGCGGACGCGCTCGCTTCGAGGTCCGCGGGTCGGAGTTCATCGGCCACGTCGCGCCCGCGACGACCGTCGCGGAGGCGGAGGCGTTCGTCGAGTCGATCCGCGAGGAGTACGCCGACGCGACCCACAACGTCCCCGCCTACCGCGTCCGGGCGGACCCGCTGCGCGAGTACCAGAACGACGACGCCGAACCCTCCGGCAGTGCCGGCAAGCCCGCGCTGAACGTCCTCACCCAGCGCGAGATCGAGAACGTCGTCGCGGTCGTCACCCGGTACTTCGGCGGGACGGAACTCGGCGTCGGGGGGCTGGCCCGGGCGTACTCGCGGGCCGTCAAGGAAGGCGTCGACGACGCCGGCGTCGTCACCGAGCGCCCGCACGAACGCTTCGAGGTCACTGTCGAGTACGACGACAGCGGAACGGCGCGGGGGATCCTCGAGAGCGAGGGCGTCGAGTTCGAGGCCGACTACGGCGAGGTCGTCTCCTTCGCAGTGCGAGTGCCCGAACCCGACGCGGCCGCCCTTCGAGATCGGATCCGAAGCGCCACCAGCGGACGCGCCGACATCGATCGGGACGCGTGA
- a CDS encoding ABC transporter ATP-binding protein, with product MDGSSPAISTRSLTKQYGSTTAVDGLSFEVPSGVVYGFLGPNGAGKTTTMRMLTGLVEPTDGDGFVAGTHCSERRHLVDRIGLLPEEPPLYDELTGREQLQFAADLRDIPWERVSDRALGLADRLDLDDDLDRRIDGYSKGMRQKTAFIQAVQHDPAVVFLDEPTSGLDPRAARTLRELIVELADDGTTVFLSTHILPVVEEIADRVGVLYDGRLVSEGSPAELTDGVGDDGDADLEEAFLELTDDPAAAW from the coding sequence ATGGATGGGTCCTCGCCAGCGATATCGACACGCTCACTGACCAAGCAGTACGGTTCGACGACCGCGGTCGACGGGTTGAGCTTCGAGGTGCCGTCGGGAGTCGTCTACGGTTTTCTGGGGCCGAACGGGGCCGGGAAGACGACGACGATGCGGATGTTGACCGGGCTGGTCGAGCCGACCGACGGCGACGGGTTCGTCGCCGGAACCCACTGCAGCGAGCGCCGACACCTCGTCGATCGGATCGGACTACTACCCGAAGAACCGCCGCTGTACGACGAACTCACCGGTCGCGAGCAACTCCAGTTCGCGGCTGATCTCCGGGATATCCCCTGGGAGCGCGTCTCCGATCGGGCGCTCGGCCTCGCCGACCGTCTCGATCTCGACGACGATCTCGATCGACGGATCGACGGCTACTCGAAGGGGATGCGCCAGAAGACGGCCTTCATCCAGGCGGTCCAGCACGATCCGGCGGTGGTCTTTCTGGACGAGCCGACCTCCGGGCTCGATCCGCGTGCGGCCCGGACCCTCAGAGAACTGATCGTCGAGCTGGCCGACGACGGGACGACCGTCTTCCTCTCGACGCATATCCTGCCGGTCGTCGAGGAGATTGCCGATCGAGTGGGCGTCCTCTACGACGGGCGGCTGGTCTCGGAGGGGTCGCCCGCGGAACTCACTGACGGAGTGGGAGACGACGGAGACGCCGACCTCGAGGAGGCGTTTCTCGAGCTGACCGACGACCCGGCGGCGGCGTGGTAA
- a CDS encoding extracellular solute-binding protein translates to MTRFLTSLLLGMTDDASGAKSTSDVDDEDGDDPSTASVTQSASVEGETEPDCDPDELARLRERVGELREERDELRDERDQARERADRLETAITTATDTMARAVDGDLTVRAEIAADDPATQELETACNELIGEWSASIRRVEEFSQQVSGATEQVASTAETVRTKSREVNESIRDIATDADRQHDRIEDVAGEVEDLSATVEEVASSAEEVASAAEASAERARSGGEAATTAIDELERIETRTETTLESVESLADSVEDIESIVEVIDDIAEQTNILALNASIEAARAGEEGAGFAVVADEVKSLAEETQSALDDIEGAIDAVREEADEAAADMRETRDRVGSGRETIDEALTALEDIVEDVEEVSGRVGEISNATESQAESTQQVAVMAEEVGDISEETADTADEVAAAARDQTSVLTEVQTATNTLADRTETLTESLDDFETTRAAAEADSTTIEMWHAMSGQKGVLLESLAREFEDEHDGDVSIELTAKGSYRGTLDATLNAVENGRPPAIAQIFEIGTKRAMDSGGFVPVESVLPADFDETELLDPVRSYYTTDRQLYSLPFNSSTPVLCYNRTAFERAGLDPDRPPETFDAVRTAASDLVDAGVADHGITFANYAWYVEQWFAQAGQPLVDRRNGRDGDATESHFDSDAGRELFSWWRDLELDGLYHNPGIEARGAAKSAFLDGTAAMLVASSSSLSGIEDGAREAGFELGTTPLPVADERSGLVVGGASLWVPESVSRERQLLAGEFLAWLARPAQQARWHRETGYFPINHGAVESLRADGWFRENPHFETALEELLASSDSPATNGARIGPFDTVRTLVEEAYLDARDTDVGTALTDLDAQVERLLENYRTG, encoded by the coding sequence ATGACAAGATTCCTCACCAGTCTCCTCCTCGGCATGACGGACGACGCGTCCGGTGCGAAGAGCACGTCAGATGTCGACGACGAGGACGGAGACGACCCATCGACAGCGTCAGTGACACAATCAGCATCGGTGGAGGGGGAGACCGAACCGGACTGTGATCCGGACGAACTCGCGCGTCTGCGCGAGCGGGTGGGCGAGCTGCGGGAGGAGCGCGATGAGCTCCGGGACGAGCGCGATCAGGCACGGGAGCGGGCCGATCGGCTGGAGACGGCGATCACGACGGCGACCGACACGATGGCGCGGGCGGTCGACGGCGACCTGACCGTGCGGGCTGAGATCGCTGCCGACGACCCGGCGACACAAGAACTCGAGACCGCGTGCAACGAACTGATCGGCGAGTGGTCGGCGTCCATCAGGCGCGTCGAGGAGTTCAGCCAGCAGGTCAGCGGCGCGACCGAACAGGTCGCCTCGACGGCCGAGACCGTCCGGACGAAAAGCCGAGAGGTCAACGAGTCGATCCGCGACATCGCGACCGACGCCGACCGTCAGCACGACCGCATCGAGGACGTCGCCGGCGAAGTCGAGGACCTCTCGGCGACGGTCGAGGAGGTCGCCTCCTCGGCCGAAGAGGTCGCCAGTGCGGCGGAAGCCTCCGCGGAGCGCGCCCGTTCCGGTGGCGAGGCCGCGACGACCGCGATCGACGAACTCGAACGGATCGAGACGAGGACCGAGACGACCCTCGAGAGCGTCGAGAGCCTGGCGGACTCGGTCGAGGACATCGAATCGATCGTCGAGGTGATCGACGACATCGCCGAACAGACGAACATCCTCGCGCTGAACGCCTCGATCGAGGCGGCCCGCGCCGGCGAGGAGGGAGCCGGCTTCGCGGTCGTCGCCGACGAGGTCAAGAGCCTCGCAGAGGAGACGCAGTCGGCGCTGGACGACATCGAGGGCGCGATCGACGCGGTGCGCGAGGAGGCCGACGAGGCCGCCGCCGACATGCGCGAGACGCGCGATCGGGTCGGTTCCGGCCGGGAGACGATCGACGAGGCGCTGACGGCCCTGGAGGACATCGTCGAGGACGTCGAGGAGGTCTCCGGCCGGGTCGGCGAGATCAGCAACGCGACCGAGTCCCAGGCCGAGTCCACCCAGCAGGTGGCCGTCATGGCCGAGGAGGTCGGCGATATCAGCGAGGAGACCGCGGACACCGCCGACGAGGTCGCCGCGGCCGCCCGCGACCAGACCAGCGTCCTCACCGAGGTCCAGACAGCGACGAACACGCTCGCCGACCGGACCGAGACGCTGACCGAATCGCTCGACGACTTCGAGACGACGCGAGCCGCAGCTGAGGCCGACAGCACGACGATCGAGATGTGGCACGCGATGAGCGGCCAGAAGGGCGTCCTGCTGGAATCGCTGGCTCGCGAGTTCGAGGATGAACACGACGGGGACGTCTCGATCGAGCTGACCGCAAAGGGGAGCTACCGCGGGACGCTCGATGCGACGCTCAATGCCGTCGAGAACGGTCGGCCGCCGGCGATCGCCCAGATATTCGAGATCGGGACCAAGCGAGCGATGGACAGCGGCGGGTTCGTCCCCGTCGAATCGGTGTTGCCGGCCGACTTCGACGAAACCGAGCTGCTCGATCCCGTCCGGTCGTACTACACGACGGATCGCCAGTTGTACTCGCTGCCCTTTAACTCCTCGACGCCGGTGCTCTGTTACAACCGCACGGCCTTCGAGCGCGCCGGGCTGGACCCCGACCGTCCGCCCGAGACGTTCGACGCCGTCCGGACGGCTGCGAGCGATCTCGTCGACGCGGGCGTCGCAGATCACGGGATCACGTTCGCCAACTACGCCTGGTACGTCGAGCAGTGGTTCGCACAGGCGGGTCAGCCGCTCGTGGACCGGCGCAACGGCCGGGACGGCGACGCCACAGAGTCGCATTTCGACAGCGACGCGGGCCGCGAACTCTTCTCGTGGTGGCGCGACCTCGAACTCGACGGGCTGTACCACAATCCCGGCATCGAGGCGCGCGGAGCGGCCAAATCGGCGTTTCTCGACGGGACGGCGGCGATGCTCGTCGCGTCGAGTTCGTCGCTTTCCGGGATCGAAGACGGCGCGCGGGAGGCCGGCTTCGAGCTGGGAACGACCCCGCTCCCGGTGGCCGACGAGCGCAGCGGGCTGGTCGTCGGCGGGGCCTCGCTGTGGGTGCCCGAATCGGTGTCGCGCGAGCGCCAGCTGCTCGCCGGCGAGTTCCTGGCGTGGCTGGCCCGGCCCGCCCAGCAGGCCCGCTGGCACCGCGAGACCGGCTACTTCCCGATCAATCACGGCGCGGTCGAATCGCTGCGCGCCGACGGCTGGTTCCGGGAGAACCCCCACTTCGAGACCGCCCTCGAGGAGTTGCTCGCGAGTTCGGACAGTCCGGCGACCAACGGAGCCCGGATCGGCCCCTTCGATACAGTTCGGACGCTCGTCGAGGAAGCGTATCTCGACGCCCGCGACACCGACGTCGGGACGGCCCTGACCGATCTCGACGCACAGGTCGAGCGACTGCTGGAGAACTACCGGACCGGATGA
- a CDS encoding ABC transporter ATP-binding protein: protein MSSPQPTEPAERSREEGGSHDTETTAATAIDVDGLELTYADGTAAIRGIDMTVPEGEFFGFLGPNGAGKTTTIKVFATLLSPTGGEVRVNGFDVRSESRKIRESIGYMAQETSIDPELTARENVRFACEAYGVPMGERTKRVSELLDLVDLTDVAGKRAEEFSGGMKKRLDAATALVHRPPLVFLDEPTTGLDPKARNRLWEYFRRINDRGTTIFLTTQYLEEADQLCDRLSVILDGEIVAEGSPATLKREVGGEILDIELEDGPTARQRAATIAREFDAFADAAVTETDAGITVTAETARQHGTDLLVALRDAGLTVTGFNIRAPTLDDVFLAITGEDLAVEDTEAPP from the coding sequence ATGTCATCACCACAGCCGACTGAGCCAGCCGAACGGTCCCGGGAGGAGGGTGGATCGCACGACACGGAGACGACGGCCGCCACGGCGATCGACGTTGACGGACTCGAACTCACGTATGCCGATGGGACGGCTGCCATCCGCGGGATCGACATGACCGTCCCAGAGGGGGAGTTCTTCGGCTTCCTCGGACCCAACGGGGCGGGGAAGACGACGACGATCAAGGTGTTCGCGACGCTGCTCTCGCCGACCGGCGGGGAGGTCCGGGTCAACGGGTTCGACGTTCGGTCCGAATCGCGGAAGATTCGCGAGTCCATCGGGTACATGGCCCAAGAGACGAGTATCGATCCGGAACTCACCGCCAGAGAGAACGTCCGGTTCGCCTGTGAGGCCTACGGGGTGCCGATGGGTGAACGAACCAAGCGCGTCTCCGAATTGCTCGACCTCGTCGATCTCACCGACGTCGCTGGCAAGCGGGCCGAGGAGTTCTCGGGCGGGATGAAAAAGCGACTCGACGCCGCCACGGCACTCGTCCACCGACCGCCCCTGGTCTTTTTGGACGAACCGACGACGGGACTCGACCCGAAGGCCCGCAACCGGCTGTGGGAGTACTTCCGGCGCATCAACGACCGCGGGACGACCATCTTCCTGACGACACAGTATCTCGAGGAGGCCGACCAGCTCTGTGACCGGCTGTCGGTCATCCTCGACGGTGAGATCGTCGCAGAAGGGAGCCCCGCGACCCTGAAACGTGAGGTCGGCGGTGAGATCCTCGACATCGAACTGGAGGACGGGCCGACGGCCCGGCAACGAGCGGCGACGATCGCACGGGAGTTCGACGCGTTCGCCGACGCCGCCGTCACCGAGACGGACGCGGGTATCACCGTCACCGCGGAGACGGCTCGCCAGCACGGGACCGACCTGCTCGTCGCACTCCGGGACGCGGGCCTGACGGTGACCGGGTTCAACATCCGCGCGCCGACGCTCGACGACGTGTTCCTCGCGATCACGGGCGAAGACCTCGCTGTCGAGGACACGGAGGCCCCACCATGA
- a CDS encoding glucose-6-phosphate isomerase, with protein sequence MRVDIGNALERVATPGVPEDALDRLDDRVADAHARIEAGRANNEHGYEALNLPETVDTDEIRAAVEPFADSEYLINVGIGGSALGAATLSAGLESDVEAYYLDNVDPEWVASILEEVDLPETAVNVVSRSGTTAETLSNFLVVRDAMDDAGVDWTERTWVTTGEEGNLRDLAEKHDLPSLKVPDGVPGRFSVLSTVGLAAAALQGHDIDAIVEGAAAAEADLGPSLFESPAYAYGAIAYALDVRGAGTNVMMPYEESLETFAEWYAQLWAESLGKDGLGQTPVRALGATDQHSQLQLYRAGPNDKMVTFVRATDREDTAIPETDLEGLSYLGGSSLGELLDAEFEATEASLAAADLPNVRIEIDSVDEYGLGELLYSMEAATVMAGELYDVDTFVQPAVEWGKKAARGLLGGGDFEEADAVAEKTTLTIE encoded by the coding sequence ATGCGAGTCGATATCGGAAACGCACTGGAGCGAGTCGCGACGCCGGGCGTCCCCGAGGACGCGCTGGACCGACTCGACGATCGGGTCGCTGACGCCCACGCCCGCATCGAGGCGGGGCGTGCGAACAACGAGCACGGCTACGAGGCGCTGAACCTGCCCGAGACGGTCGACACCGACGAGATCCGGGCGGCCGTCGAACCGTTCGCAGACAGCGAGTACCTCATCAACGTCGGGATCGGGGGCTCGGCGCTGGGCGCGGCGACGCTTTCGGCCGGGCTGGAAAGCGACGTCGAGGCCTACTACCTCGATAACGTCGATCCGGAGTGGGTCGCATCGATCCTCGAGGAGGTCGACCTCCCGGAGACGGCCGTCAACGTCGTCTCCCGGTCGGGGACGACCGCCGAGACCCTGTCGAACTTCCTGGTCGTCCGGGACGCCATGGACGACGCGGGCGTCGACTGGACCGAGCGCACGTGGGTCACGACCGGCGAAGAGGGGAACCTCCGAGATCTGGCCGAGAAACACGACCTCCCGTCGCTGAAGGTACCCGACGGCGTCCCCGGCCGCTTTTCGGTGCTGTCGACGGTCGGGCTGGCGGCCGCCGCGCTGCAGGGCCACGACATCGACGCGATCGTCGAGGGTGCCGCGGCTGCCGAGGCCGACCTCGGGCCGTCGCTTTTCGAGTCGCCGGCCTACGCCTACGGCGCGATCGCCTACGCGCTTGACGTTCGCGGGGCGGGAACGAACGTGATGATGCCCTACGAGGAGAGCCTGGAGACCTTCGCCGAGTGGTATGCCCAGCTGTGGGCCGAGAGTCTGGGCAAGGACGGACTGGGCCAGACGCCCGTCCGGGCGCTGGGCGCGACAGACCAGCACTCCCAACTGCAGCTGTACCGGGCCGGTCCCAACGACAAGATGGTCACGTTCGTGCGAGCGACCGACCGCGAGGACACGGCGATCCCCGAGACCGACCTCGAAGGCCTCTCGTATCTCGGCGGTTCGTCGCTGGGCGAGTTGCTCGACGCGGAGTTCGAGGCGACGGAAGCCAGCCTCGCCGCCGCGGACCTGCCGAACGTCCGGATCGAGATCGACAGCGTCGACGAGTACGGGCTGGGCGAGTTGCTCTACAGCATGGAGGCCGCGACCGTCATGGCGGGCGAACTCTACGACGTCGACACGTTCGTCCAGCCGGCCGTCGAGTGGGGCAAAAAGGCCGCACGCGGACTGCTCGGTGGCGGCGACTTCGAGGAGGCCGACGCCGTCGCGGAGAAGACGACGCTGACGATCGAGTAG
- a CDS encoding 2Fe-2S iron-sulfur cluster-binding protein, whose protein sequence is MDERIVVRVREEATGETRRIESTRGATLRDVLLEAGISPHGRYATKANCGGRGLCATCGVRFETDAPDADHWHDRLAEEFGYPRLSCQIKLATDCSVVVPDKRMWGGRA, encoded by the coding sequence ATGGACGAGCGCATCGTGGTCCGGGTTCGTGAGGAAGCGACCGGCGAGACCCGTCGCATCGAGAGCACGCGCGGGGCGACGCTACGGGACGTCCTGCTCGAAGCCGGTATCTCGCCGCACGGCCGGTACGCAACGAAGGCGAACTGCGGGGGTCGTGGCCTGTGTGCGACCTGTGGCGTTCGCTTCGAGACGGACGCTCCCGACGCCGACCACTGGCACGACAGACTGGCCGAGGAGTTCGGCTATCCTCGACTGTCGTGTCAGATCAAACTCGCGACGGACTGCTCGGTCGTCGTGCCGGACAAGCGCATGTGGGGCGGTCGAGCGTAG
- the glgP gene encoding alpha-glucan family phosphorylase translates to MLSENLDGRIAYYTMEIGIENDVKTYSGGLGVLAGDTIRSFADMGVPAVCVAQLNERGYCKQTLEEDGTQISEEDPWPVEEYCEKLDVEVTVPINGRDVTVTAWQYDVVSERSGHTVPIIYLDTNVESNDPEAREYTQRLYSPGYGEDVQLAQEIVLGIGGTRILDELGYEVDTYHMNEGHAALLTLELLKENDMDPEPVREQTVFTTHTPVEAGHDQFDWGLVNEVLGEFVPQDVLKEYSREQDLHMTLLALNLSRYANSVAKKHQEVSQNMFPGYEIDAITNGVHVPFWVGDSFKELYDEYVEGWRENPYKLKHASVIPDDDLWEAHMEEKRDTIEFINEREDSDLDPEKLTIGFARRATAYKRADLIFYEHERLRHIAENVGEFQLVFAGKAFPGDEDGIGNIQKIFHDAWQLNDAINVEYVEDYDMEVGAKLTSGVDVWLNNPRRPLEACGTSGMKAAYNGIPQLGTLDGWWVEGHIENETGWKIGPEAEESEPDETAAEDEDRQDAMDLYDQLENTVVPMYYEDREQWIDIMRNTMSFNGPYYHTQRMVREYLDDAYIQ, encoded by the coding sequence ATGCTGTCGGAAAACCTGGACGGACGGATCGCGTATTACACGATGGAGATCGGGATCGAAAACGACGTCAAGACGTACAGCGGCGGGCTGGGCGTGCTGGCGGGCGATACGATCCGGTCTTTCGCGGACATGGGCGTCCCCGCGGTCTGTGTTGCCCAGCTCAACGAGCGTGGCTACTGCAAGCAGACGCTCGAAGAAGACGGGACACAGATCAGCGAGGAGGATCCGTGGCCGGTCGAGGAGTACTGCGAGAAACTCGACGTCGAAGTGACAGTCCCGATCAACGGGCGAGACGTGACGGTGACGGCCTGGCAGTACGACGTCGTCTCCGAGCGAAGCGGTCACACGGTCCCGATCATCTATCTGGACACGAACGTCGAGAGCAACGATCCGGAAGCCAGGGAGTACACCCAGCGGCTGTACAGCCCCGGCTACGGCGAGGACGTCCAGCTGGCCCAGGAGATCGTCCTCGGGATCGGCGGGACCCGGATCCTCGACGAACTCGGCTACGAGGTCGACACGTACCACATGAACGAGGGCCACGCCGCCCTCCTGACGCTGGAGCTGCTGAAAGAAAACGACATGGACCCGGAGCCGGTCCGCGAACAGACCGTCTTCACGACCCACACGCCGGTCGAGGCCGGCCACGACCAGTTCGACTGGGGACTGGTCAACGAGGTTCTCGGGGAGTTCGTCCCCCAGGACGTCCTCAAGGAGTACAGTCGCGAGCAGGACCTGCACATGACTCTGCTCGCGCTGAACCTCTCGCGGTACGCCAACTCCGTGGCGAAGAAACACCAGGAAGTCTCCCAGAACATGTTCCCCGGGTACGAGATCGACGCCATCACCAACGGCGTCCACGTGCCCTTCTGGGTCGGTGACTCCTTCAAGGAACTGTACGACGAGTACGTCGAGGGCTGGCGCGAGAACCCCTACAAGCTCAAGCACGCGTCGGTCATCCCCGACGACGACCTCTGGGAGGCCCACATGGAGGAAAAGCGGGACACGATCGAGTTCATCAACGAGCGCGAGGACTCGGATCTCGATCCCGAGAAGCTCACGATCGGATTCGCCCGCCGGGCGACCGCCTACAAGCGCGCGGACCTGATCTTCTACGAGCACGAGCGCCTGCGTCACATCGCCGAGAACGTCGGCGAGTTCCAGCTCGTCTTCGCCGGCAAGGCGTTCCCCGGTGACGAGGACGGCATCGGCAACATCCAGAAAATTTTCCACGACGCCTGGCAGCTCAACGACGCGATCAACGTCGAGTACGTCGAGGACTACGACATGGAGGTCGGCGCGAAGCTCACCTCCGGCGTCGACGTCTGGCTCAACAACCCCCGACGGCCGCTTGAGGCCTGCGGCACCTCAGGGATGAAAGCCGCCTACAACGGCATCCCGCAGCTCGGCACGCTCGACGGCTGGTGGGTCGAGGGCCACATCGAGAACGAGACCGGCTGGAAGATCGGCCCCGAGGCCGAGGAGAGCGAACCCGACGAGACCGCGGCCGAAGACGAGGACCGGCAGGACGCGATGGACCTGTACGACCAACTGGAGAACACGGTCGTCCCGATGTACTACGAGGACCGCGAGCAGTGGATCGACATCATGCGCAATACGATGTCCTTCAACGGCCCGTACTACCACACCCAGCGGATGGTCCGAGAGTACCTCGACGACGCCTACATCCAGTAG
- a CDS encoding NAD(P)-dependent oxidoreductase, with protein MRIAVFGATGRTGHPLVEQALERGHEVVAFVRDATGLPSGLRNDDRVSIVEGDAYSGEGVDRAIAGDGDPVDAVVSVLAQTSDGPDDLLTEAGRHMLAAMDQHGVERFVTLVGAGVREEGESVSLGGRMMGVLLKLLARAVLEDARDQVELLKGSDTRWTVVRGPRLTEDAHTGEFRHRTDLSLGMRDTAARANVAEFILDCLEDDLYVHEMPKVADA; from the coding sequence ATGCGAATCGCAGTCTTCGGTGCGACCGGACGAACCGGCCACCCACTCGTCGAACAGGCACTCGAACGCGGACACGAGGTGGTCGCCTTCGTCCGAGATGCAACCGGCCTCCCCTCTGGGCTCCGGAATGACGACCGGGTCAGTATCGTCGAAGGTGACGCATACAGTGGGGAGGGCGTCGACCGCGCTATCGCTGGTGATGGCGACCCTGTCGATGCCGTCGTCAGCGTCCTCGCGCAAACCTCCGACGGGCCGGACGACCTGCTGACGGAAGCCGGCCGACACATGCTCGCGGCGATGGACCAACACGGTGTCGAGCGGTTCGTGACGCTGGTCGGTGCGGGCGTCCGCGAGGAGGGCGAATCGGTGAGTCTCGGCGGCCGGATGATGGGTGTACTGTTGAAACTGCTCGCACGGGCAGTCCTCGAAGATGCTCGTGATCAGGTCGAACTACTCAAAGGCAGCGACACTCGATGGACGGTCGTCCGCGGGCCGCGTCTCACCGAAGACGCCCATACGGGCGAGTTTCGGCACAGGACGGATCTCTCGCTGGGCATGCGTGATACCGCTGCCCGGGCGAACGTGGCCGAGTTCATCCTCGACTGCCTGGAAGACGACCTGTACGTCCACGAAATGCCGAAGGTGGCAGACGCATGA